A single window of Mugil cephalus isolate CIBA_MC_2020 chromosome 1, CIBA_Mcephalus_1.1, whole genome shotgun sequence DNA harbors:
- the znf512b gene encoding zinc finger protein 512B isoform X5, whose amino-acid sequence MGTSSKGGPVCDEPAEGKRKGRPKAEVQELRSIPATVAEKLSHGCPYCEAVFATKVRLQKHKLWNHPDRVSMEAKEEQAKLQKTPVKPNTKKRPMENSPPSPVFFKVKKTHEVSMPSQNGELAHQKSDRKQHSHSQPSHQIHQSQPVQPQSQQSQSQSTSSDAGGSESEGGSLPPSFPDEDPERMRHRRKQKTPKKFTGEQPSISGTFGLKGMTKAEEKMKAGRAKRAEGSGCSEEPQRRTTSSQSSKKDSATTSSGVVPDTQWQRAISERGEVVCPTCSIVTRKTIHGLKKHMEICQKLQDALKCQQCHKQFRSKAGLNYHTMAEHSTKPSGSEGQTGNEHEERERLRRVLKQMGRIKCPSEGCSAHFSSLMGYQYHQKRCGRQISDDEKPVFLCQHCEKSYRSKAGRDYHVRTEHSPTITSAMTATTTNSNKDSIIDTNNNTGNERVVSEESPSGGKKDSSHPEKKDWPEKAPSSQPKEKDKESREKDREKEKEREREKERVAQFGSQGEDFERTPSGRVRRRSAQVAVFHLQEIAEDELAKDWGTKRRIKDDLVPDSKRLNYTRPGLPNFSPELLETWKNQVKEKGFICCTNENCEAVYSSVSGLKAHLANCSQGGGELGKYTCLICQKEFSSESGVKYHISKTHSQNWFRAAATQVVSSSKSKVLEDNGIKAEVRNGATTGKKRGRKPKERPLVDVPLQTKTEALASTQNSTSSVTPSLSPAQTPTMSSDLTDSDNSGQNKQPIPSATRRSKPKRLSLSE is encoded by the exons ATGGGGACGTCTTCAAAAGGAG GTCCGGTTTGTGATGAGCCagcagagggaaagaggaaaggTCGTCCTAAAGCAGAAGTGCAGGAACTGAGAAGCATTCCT GCCACTGTAGCTGAGAAGCTGAGTCACGGCTGTCCCTACTGTGAGGCAGTGTTTGCCACAAAGGTCCGCTTGCAGAAGCACAAGCTGTGGAACCACCCAGACAGAGTTAGTATGGAAGCCAAGGAAGAGCAAGCTAAGCTTCAAAAGACTCCCGTGAAGCccaacacaaagaaaag ACCCATGGAGAACAGTCCCCCCTCTCCGGTGTTCTTCAAAGTGAAAAAGACCCATGAGGTGTCCATGCCGTCTCAGAACGGGGAGCTGGCCCACCAGAAGAGTGACAGGAAACAGCACAGCCACAGCCAGCCTTCGCATCAAATTCACCAATCCCAGCCAGTCCAGCCTCAGTCTCAGCAGTCGCAGTCTCAAAGCACCTCATCCGACGCAGGGGGGAGCGAAAGCGAGGGGGGCAGCCTTCCCCCTTCATTCCCCGACGAAGACCCGGAGCGAATGAGGCACA GACGGAAGCAGAAAACGCCCAAGAAATTCACTGGAGAACAGCCCTCCATATCTGGAACGTTTGGATTGAAAG GTATGACTAAGgcggaggagaagatgaaggctGGCCGCGCGAAGAGAGCAGAGGGGAGTGGGTGTAGTGAAGAGCCTCAGAGAAGAACTACTTCAAGCCAGTCATCAAAGAAAGACTCAGCCACAACAAGCTCTG gggTTGTTCCTGACACACAGTGGCAGCGAGCGATCTCAGAGCGAGGCGAAGTGGTGTGTCCCACCTGCTCCATCGTCACCAGAAAAACAATCCACGGCCTCAAGAAACACATGGAGATTTGCCAGAAG CTCCAGGATGCCCTGAAGTGCCAGCAGTGCCACAAACAGTTTAGGTCCAAGGCTGGACTGAACTACCACACAATGGCGGAACACAGCACCAAG CCCTCAGGGAGCGAAGGCCAGACGGGCAACGAGCACGAGGAGAGAGAAAGGCTGCGCAGAGTGCTCAAACAGATGGGACGAATCAAGTGTCCTAGTGAG ggGTGTTCAGCCCACTTTTCCAGTCTGATGGGCTACCAGTATCACCAGAAGCGTTGTGGAAGACAAATTTCTGACGATGAGAAGCCTGTGTTTCTGTGCCAGCACTGTGAAAAAAGCTACCGTTCCAAGGCTGGCAGAGACTACCACGTTCGCACCGAGCACTCCCCGACCATCACCTCCGCCATGACAGCCACAACCACCAACAGCAACAAGGACAGTATCATtgacaccaacaacaacactggcAATGAGAGG GTGGTCTCTGAGGAGTCTCCATCGGGAGGCAAGAAGGACTCGAGTCATCCCGAGAAGAAGGATTGGCCAGAGAAAGCACCTTCCAGCCAGCCTaaggaaaaggacaaagaaTCTAGAGAGAAGGAccgggaaaaggaaaaagagagggagcgagaaaaagaaagagtggcACAGTTCGGGAGCCAGGGGGAGGACTTTGAAAGGACCCCCAGTGGCAGAGTGAGGCGGCGGTCAGCTCAGGTGGCAGTGTTCCACCTGCAGGAGATAGCAGAGGATGAGCTGGCCAAAGACTGGGGCACCAAGCGGCGCATCAAGGACGACCTGGTGCCTGACAGCAAGAGG TTAAACTACACTCGCCCAGGCCTCCCCAACTTCAGCCCAGAGCTATTAGAAACCTGGAAGAACCAAGTCAAGGAGAAGGGTTTTATCTGCTGCACAAATGAA AACTGTGAAGCTGTCTATTCCAGTGTGTCAGGACTAAAGGCTCATCTCGCCAACTGCAGCCAG GGTGGTGGTGAACTGGGGAAGTACACGTGTCTGATCTGTCAGAAGGAGTTCAGCTCAGAGAGTGGGGTCAAGTACCACATCAGCAAGACGCACTCACAG aactgGTTTCGAGCAGCAGCCACTCAAGTGGTCTCCAGTAGCAAGAGTAAAGTGCTGGAGGACAATGGGATCAAAGCTGAGGTGAGGAACGGTGCCACCACTGGTAAGAAGAGGGGTCGCAAACCAAAAGAACGCCCCCTTGTGGATGTGCCTCTCCAAACAAAAACTGAAGCACTTGCCTCTACTCAAAACTCAACCTCCAGCGTGACCCCTTCCTTGAGCCCAGCACAGACCCCAACCATGAGCTCCGACCTAACAGACAGTGATAATTCAGGCCAAAACAAACAGCCCATTCCCTCCGCCACAAGACGAAGCAAACCCAAGAGGCTGTCGTTGTCAGAGTAG